The Setaria italica strain Yugu1 chromosome IX, Setaria_italica_v2.0, whole genome shotgun sequence genome has a window encoding:
- the LOC105915160 gene encoding uncharacterized protein LOC105915160, with the protein MALVRKFGKLDFFLTMTCNPNWDEIKNELYPGQSPQDHPNLVTQVFRAKLEELKRMLMEKDILGKVRACVYIMEFQRKGLPHAHFLLIMQRKYKITGPEQYNLLISAELPNKKKYPNLYRMVMKHMMYGPCGTLNPLYPCTRGRTSCKNRYPWPFCDSMSQGKDLYPIYWQRDDGHKEIMRGHILDSQWVVPYNPCLLRTFNCHINVEACSSIKSMKYLFKYIYKGHDRVSVAVRDARKKDDKGNVDEITQYKETR; encoded by the coding sequence ATGGCTCTAGTGCGAAAGTTTGGTAAACTAGATTTCTTCCTCACAATGACATGCAATCCTAATTGGGATGAGATCAAGAATGAGCTTTATCCCGGTCAGAGTCCACAGGACCATCCAAATCTTGTAACTCAAGTGTTCAGGGCGAAGTTGGAGGAGCTCAAGAGGATGTTGATGGAAAAAGACATACTTGGAAAGGTCCGTGCATGTGTATATATCATGGAGTTCCAGAGGAAGGGCTTGCCGCATGCACACTTTTTGCTAATAATGCAAAGGAAGTACAAGATCACGGGTCCTGAACAGTATAACCTGCTTATCTCTGCTGAGCTACCAAACAAGAAGAAGTACCCTAACCTCTACAGGATGGTGATGAAGCATATGATGTATGGCCCCTGCGGGACGCTAAATCCATTATATCCATGCACAAGGGGACGTACTTCATGCAAGAACCGTTACCCATGGCCATTCTGCGATTCAATGTCGCAAGGTAAGGATTTGTACCCCATCTATTGGCAACGCGATGATGGTCATAAGGAAATAATGCGAGGTCACATCCTGGACAGTCAGTGGGTCGTCCCATACAACCCATGCCTGCTGCGTACTTTCAATTGCCACATCAATGTTGAGGCATGTAGTAGCATTAAATCCATGAAATACCTATTCAAGTACATATATAAGGGCCATGACAGAGTGTCTGTGGCTGTTAGGGATGCTAGAAAAAAAGATGACAAGGGAAACGTTGATGAGATCACGCAGTACAAAGAGACCCGGTAG
- the LOC105915159 gene encoding uncharacterized protein LOC105915159 → MWRIYGIDLNKNHPPVQQLQLHLPDMHMVTYHKWDKIKWVVKRLGADESMLTAYFDYNRLHEEARGILATSYRDLRTVDSVFLPLFREAAERRGLIEEDNTLDECLTENSLFHMPSSLRRLFTTILVFCKLNDVFGLWTKYLDAMSEDYRRNNPNPNLVEQIVLIDIRNMSQSMEKDIRSFPLPKIDDAYDDASGIPRGIFEEASIDQNSKDVGLSDSLNEEQRASYEEIMSNVDTEQGGLFFVDGPGGIGNTFLYRALLGTLHSQKKLAVATTTSGVAESIMLGGRMVHSRFKIPLTLEDGSCCSFTKQSGTAKLLQQGSLIIWDEASMTKRQAVEALDNSLLDIMGRQDLPFGGKTIIFGGDFRQVLPVVRKGSRAQIVDASIQRSYLWESMRHLMLMRIMRVQSDLWFVEYLLCIGGGAEEVNGDGDVCLPDDICVPYFEDSKKDLDRLIECIFPNLNANMTNKDYITSRAILSTRNDWVDNINMKMIGMFQGGKMVYHSFNSAIDDLHNYCSSKFLNTLTPNGLPPHLLKLKIGCPVILLRNIDPANGLCNGTRLVIQGFQRNSIDAKIVLGQHAEKRVFLPRIALCPSDDEMFPFQFKRKQFPIRLNSIPNVGVYLPHLVFSHVLTVYELPSFFCDDIGPFFDFMYSDPGVFC, encoded by the exons ATGTGGAGGATATACGGCATTGACTTGAACAAGAACCATCCACCagtgcagcagctgcagcttcatcttccCGACATGCATATGGTTACATATCATAAATGGGACAAGATCAAATGGGTTGTCAAGCGTCTAGGTGCCGACGAGTCAATGCTGACAGCGTACTTTGACTACAACAGGCTTCATGAGGAAGCTCGAGGAATCTT GGCTACTTCATACAGGGACCTGAGGACTGTTGACAGTGTGTTCCTGCCCTTGTTCCGTGAAGCTGCGGAGAGGCGAGGACTAATCGAAGAAGATAATACACTCGATGAGTGTCTTACTGAAAATAGTTTGTTCCATATGCCATCCTCATTGCGTAGGTTATTCACGACAATATTGGTATTCTGCAAGCTCAATGATGTGTTTGGGTTGTGGACAAAATACCTTGATGCAATGTCAGAAGACTACAGGCGCAACAATCCAAACCCAAATCTAGTGGAACAGATAGTTTTGATTGACATTAGGAACATGTCGCAATCAATGGAGAAGGACATAAGGTCGTTCCCTCTCCCAAAAATTGACGACGCATATGACGATGCTAGTGGTATCCCTCGCGGGATATTTGAGGAGGCAAGCATTGACCAGAATTCAAAAGATGTGGGACTATCTGATTCCCTAAATGAGGAGCAGAGGGCTTCCTACGAAGAGATAATGTCCAATGTCGACACCGAACAAGGCGGTTTGTTCTTTGTGGATGGACCTGGTGGCATAGGAAATACATTTTTGTACAGGGCACTTCTCGGAACCCTTCATAGTCAGAAAAAGCTTGCCGTTGCTACAACTACATCTGGTGTCGCAGAGTCTATAATGCTTGGTGGGAGGATGGTCCACTCACGTTTCAAGATACCCCTTACTCTTGAGGATGGTAGTTGTTGTAGTTTCACCAAACAGAGTGGTACTGCAAAGCTGCTGCAGCAAGGGTCTCTCATCATTTGGGACGAGGCATCTATGACAAAGAGGCAAGCTGTGGAAGCCCTAGACAACAGCCTACTTGATATAATGGGCCGGCAGGATCTGCCGTTCGGTGGGAAGACTATAATCTTTGGTGGGGATTTCAGACAGGTCCTCCCTGTTGTACGGAAAGGATCTAGGGCTCAGATAGTCGATGCTTCTATACAGAGGTCGTATCTTTGGGAATCCATGCGCCACCTTATGCTCATGCGCATCATGAGGGTGCAAAGTGACCTGTGGTTTGTGGAATATCTACTATGCATTGGTGGTGGCGCAGAGGAGGTTAACGGAGATGGTGATGTATGTCTTCCTGACGATATATGTGTCCCGTACTTTGAGGATTCTAAGAAAGATCTTGACAGGTTGATTGAATGCATCTTTCCAAACCtcaatgcaaacatgacaaACAAGGACTACATTACCTCCAGAGCGATTCTATCCACACGTAATGATTGGGTGGACAATATTaatatgaagatgatcggcatgttccaGGGTGGAAAGATGGTGTACCATAGTTTCAACTCCGCGATTGATGATCTGCATAACTACTGTTCGTCAAAGTTCCTTAACACATTGACTCCCAACGGGCTACCTCCACATTTGCTAAAGCTCAAGATCGGCTGCCCGGTCATATTGCTTAGGAATATTGACCCTGCGAATGGACTGTGCAATGGTACAAGGCTGGTGATTCAAGGCTTCCAAAGAAATTCGATCGATGCTAAAATTGTGCTGGGACAGCATGCCGAAAAGAGGGTTTTCCTTCCTCGAATAGCATTGTGCCCCTCTGATGATGAGATGTTCCCATTCCAATTTAAAAGGAAGCAATTCCCTATTAGGCTCAACTCTATACCAAATGTGGGTGTGTACCTGCCCCACCTTGTGTTCTCTCATG tactAACAGTTTATGAATTACCAAGTTTCTTCTGTGATGACATCGGGCCATTTTTTGATTTCAT GTATTCAGACCCTGGTGTATTTTGTTGA
- the LOC101776219 gene encoding uncharacterized protein LOC101776219, translating to MYNADRRSKVFIDGLHYFLEVAKANKPENGFVCCPCFQCNNRKEYSKDSWGTIHSHLFKYGFMPNYLVWTKHGELGVVMEDGEEEEEDDTIPDWVAGQAFAGTTMGEADEDEFAENDPTDDLGQVIRDAYRDCETEKEAAKLQRMIDDHQKLLYPGCQQGHKKLGTTLEFVQWKAKNGVSDKAFQGMLNIVKKILPENNELPSTTYEAKQIICPLGLDVQKIHACPNDCILYRGDEYEKLDACPICEALRYKIRRDDPGDVEGQSPKKRVPAKVMWYFPIIPRLKRLFRNKANAKLMRWHKEDRKEDEMLRHPADRAQWRSIDRTFPDFESEARNIRFGLSTDGFNPFGPKQPGNDIDVYLRPLVDDLLQLWKEEGVRVWDEDRQEIFNLRALLFVTINDWPALSNLSGQTNKGYRACTHCLDDTDSMYLKHCKKVVYMGHRRFLPAHHQLRKSGMHFKGTPDHRKKPAHRNGKRVFEMMKDVYVVFGKGLGSQPVPNDDNGHAPMWKKKSIFWELPYWEILERDNGQHYLRPASYTLSKEEKDSMFECLNSMKVPSGYSSNIKGIINMKQKKFTNLKAHDCHMLMTQLLPVALRGVLPENVRLPLVKLCAFLNAISQKAIDPSKLSKLQNDVVQCLVSFELLFPPSFFNIMTHLLVHLVKEIGILGPVYLHNMWPFERFMAVLKNYVRNRARPEGSIARGYGTEEVIEFCVDFIDSIDSIGVPTSRHEGRLRGMGTLGRKSSLSNDTDLFDKAHYTVLQQSSFVSPYIEQHRQMLAWLARGPATTIVKFQGYEINGYTFYTRAQDQKSTNQNSGVRIDAMDRNNSKESYYGFIQEIWELEYGPLYIPLFLCNWVKLTAVTKDQYGMTIVDLSKIGYSDDPFVLANDVHQVFYVKDMCSKPKRNPEETWEPKCHIVLPGKRKIVGVEDKTDQSDDYDQFDGMPPFAVEVDPSIMLSKEEAPYLRRDHDQGTFVKKCVLALYNATANTAGGATALAASFQFTLVLRNPSARSAARYDRLAAYAAYRGEPLTPATPMPPLAQDAGTAVEVAGWHSMYARCDLLLGVRKAVGNNGAGGRPQQAPLLGDPACNVDM from the exons atgtataatgcagacaggcggagcaaggtgtttattgatggcttgcattattttctcgaagtggcaaaagcgaacaagccagagaatgggttcgtatgttgtccatgcttccaatgcaataacaggaaggagtattcaaaggattcctgggggactattcacagccacttgtttaaatacggtttcatgcctaactatttggtttggaccaagcacggtgaactaggggttgtaatggaagatggcgaggaggaggaggaagatgacaccattccggactgggttgcaggccaagcttttgcaggtactacaatgggcgaggctgatgaagatgagtttgcagaaaatgaccctactgatgaccttggtcaggtgatacgagatgcatacagagattgcgaaactgagaaggaagcagcaaagttgcagcgcatgatagatgatcaccaaaaattgttgtacccaggttgccagcagggccataaaaaactaggtacgacactagaatttgtgcaatggaaggcaaaaaatggtgtgtccgataaggcatttcaggggatgttgaacattgtcaagaagattctccccgagaataatgaattaccgtccacaacatatgaagctaaacagattatttgccctctcggattggatgttcagaagatacacgcatgccctaatgactgtatcctctatcgtggtgatgaatacgagaaattggatgcttgtcccatctgcgaagccctgcggtataagatcaggcgagatgatcctggtgatgtcgaggggcagtctcccaagaagagagttcccgcgaaggtgatgtggtatttccctataataccacgcttgaagcgcttgttcaggaacaaggcgaatgctaagttgatgcgatggcacaaagaagaccgtaaggaagatgagatgctgagacaccccgcagatagggcacagtggagatcaattgatagaacattcccagactttgaaagtgaagcaaggaacataaggtttggtttaagcactgatggattcaatccattcg gcccaaaacaacccggcaacgacattgacgtgtacctaaggccgttggttgatgaccttttacagctctggaaggaagaaggtgtacgtgtgtgggatgaggatagacaagagatctttaatctacgagcactgttgttcgtaaccatcaacgattggcctgcattgagtaacctttcaggacagacaaataagggatatcgggcatgcacccactgtttagacgacacagatagcatgtacttgaagcactgtaagaaggtcgtctatatgggtcatcgtcgatttctccctgctcaccaccagctgagaaagagcgggatgcatttcaaagggacgccagaccatcgtaaaaaacctgcacaccgtaatggaaagcgtgtgttcgagatgatgaaggatgtatatgtagtcttcggaaagggacttggtagccaacctgttccgaacgacgataacggacatgcacccatgtggaagaaaaagtcaatattttgggagctaccttattgggaaatcctagag agagataatggacagcactacttacgtcctgccagttacactcttagcaaggaggagaaggatagcatgtttgaatgcttgaatagtatgaaggtcccgtctgggtactcctcgaatataaagggaataataaatatgaaacaaaagaagtttacaaatctcaaggctcatgattgccacatgttgatgacccagttgcttccggttgcactgaggggtgttctaccagaaaatgtccggttgccgctcgtaaagctatgcgcgtttctcaatgcgatttcgcagaaggcaatcgatccatccaagctatcaaagctacagaacgatgtggtgcaatgtcttgtcagttttgagttgttatttccaccatccttcttcaatattatgacgcacttactggttcacctagtaaaagagattggtattctcggacctgtatacctgcacaatatgtggcctttcgagaggttcatggcagtcctaaaaaactatgttcgtaatcgtgcccgtccagaaggaagcatcgccaggggatatggaacagaggaggtgatcgagttttgtgttgattttattgattcaattgactcgattggggttccaacttcacgccacgaggggaggctccgaggaatgggcacccttggaaggaaatcaagtttgagcaatgatactgatttgttcgacaaggcacactacactgttctacaacagtcatcctttgtgtctccgtatatcgagcagcacaggcagatg cttgcctggttagccaggggacctgctaccacaatcgtcaaattccaaggctatgagataaatggttacacattttacacgagagcccaggaccagaaaagcacgaaccagaatagtggtgtccgcatagatgccatggacagaaataatagcaaggagtcgtattatggtttcatacaggagatatgggaactcgaatacggaccgctgtacatccctctatttctttgcaattgggtgaagctaactgccgtcaccaaagatcagtacggaatgacaatagtagatctgagcaagattggatacagtgatgacccattcgtacttgccaatgatgtgcatcaggtgttctatgtgaaggacatgtgcagcaaacccaagaggaatccagaagagacatgggagccaaagtgccacatagttcttccaggtaaaagaaaaatcgtgggagtcgaggataaaacagaccaatcagatgattatgatcagtttgatggcatgcctccattcgccgttgaagttgatccaagcatcatgctatccaaagaagaggctccgtacttacgccgcgatcatgatcaaggaactttcgtgaagaag tgcgtCCTCGCCCTCTACAACGCCACCGCCAACACGGCGGGTGGCGCCACCGCGCTGGCCGCGTCGTTCCAGTTCACGCTGGTGCTCCGCAACCCGAGCGCGCGGTCCGCGGCGCGGTACGACCGGCTGGCCGCCTACGCGGCGTACCGCGGGGAGCCCctgacgcccgcgacacccatGCCCCCGCTGGCGCAGGACGCCGGCACCGCCGTGGAGGTGGC GGGGTGGCACTCGATGTACGCGCGCTGCGACCTGCTGCTCGGCGTGCGCAAGGCGGTAGGAAACAACGGCGCCGGTGGCAGGCCCCAGCAGGCACCGCTGCTTGGCGACCCCGCCTGCAACGTCGACATGTGA
- the LOC101775410 gene encoding probable plastidic glucose transporter 3 → MEFCAESPQWLYKCGRTIEAEMQFEKLLGPLHVKSAMAELSRSERDDGESVKYSELFNGRHFNVVFIGSVLFALQQLSGINSVFYFSSIVFRGVGVPSNFANICMGISNLSSSIIAMVLMDKLGRKMLLSGSFLGMVSNHHKWNFK, encoded by the exons ATGGAGTTCTGTGCTGAGAGCCCCCAGTGGCTATACAAG TGTGGAAGAACAATTGAAGCAGAGATGCAATTCGAAAAGCTTCTAGGCCCCCTTCATGTAAAATCAGCCATGGCAGAACTTTCTAGATCTGAAAGAGACGATGGAGAAAGTGTGAAGTACTCAGAATTGTTCAATGGTCGCCACTTCAATG TTGTTTTTATTGGATCGGTGCTCTTTGCTTTACAACAGTTATCTGGCATCAATTCTGTGTTCTATTTCTCCTCAATTGTGTTCAGAGGTGTAGGGGTGCCTTCTAACTTTGCCAACATTTGCATGGGGATTTCGAATCTATCAA GCTCAATTATAGCAATGGTTCTAATGGACAAGCTGGGTAGAAAAATGCTTCTTTCAGGGAGTTTCCTTGGGATGGTAAGCAACCACCATAAATGGAACTTCAAGTGA
- the LOC101772017 gene encoding NDR1/HIN1-like protein 12 yields the protein MAEHHLPPDPKDYHHRGGRKGVHTDDLSRGRCYSYYYGCGGGGGGGGGRALCFALLVLLLAAGITLLVLYVVYRPSHPSLAVTSAAVLALYNATANTAGGATALAASFQFTLVLRNPSARSAARYDRLAAYAAYRGEPLTPATPMPPLAQDAGTAVEVAGWHSMYARCDLLLGVRKAVGNNGAGGGPQQAPLLGDPACNVDM from the exons ATGGCCGAGCACCACCTCCCGCCGGATCCCAAAGACTACCACCACAGAGGCGGGAGGAAGGGCGTCCACACCGACGACCTCTCCCGCGGCCGCTGCTACAGCTACTActacggctgcggcggcggcggcggtggaggtggcgggcgcGCCCTCTGCTTCGCCttgctcgtgctcctcctcgcggCCGGCATCACCTTGCTAGTGCTCTACGTGGTGTACCGCCCGTCCCACCCCAGCCTCGCCgtcacctccgccgccgtcctcgccctcTACAACGCCACCGCCAACACGGCGGGTGGCGCCACCGCGCTGGCCGCGTCGTTCCAGTTCACGCTGGTGCTCCGCAACCCGAGCGCGCGGTCCGCGGCGCGGTACGACCGGCTGGCCGCCTACGCGGCGTACCGCGGGGAGCCCctgacgcccgcgacacccatGCCCCCGCTGGCGCAGGACGCCGGCACCGCCGTGGAGGTGGC GGGGTGGCACTCGATGTACGCGCGCTGCGACCTGCTGCTCGGCGTGCGCAAGGCGGTAGGGAACaacggcgccggtggcgggccCCAGCAGGCGCCGCTGCTTGGCGACCCCGCCTGCAACGTCGACATGTGA